In a single window of the Drosophila miranda strain MSH22 chromosome XL, D.miranda_PacBio2.1, whole genome shotgun sequence genome:
- the LOC108159290 gene encoding uncharacterized protein LOC108159290: protein MDFFRAHISLYSATLSPFKDSLRNTVVFMNIVDLFLRMKDFVLDGVHSSVVCNPEILLGSLILTMLKLRLAILSGDNVMLGVYLGNTIFHMAHIAFVFKFVPLRLKNALRGKCFVTGAAIGGLMWYSFQEDSRMLEAHMGYILLATIIINHAMRTLQKWNTLPQATSIWTLSLLMPITWIAYGIAETNILIVSQNALILAIKLMDRYRYRPHLSLRYALTFGDWRAAHVSRVYLSPSGSGTAHSLRRSSSSRNQSYNCLITHAAEINISVPIYIMICKGNQTLDIASCPTGSKHYGLSSEEEPALSSDRTGQPSIQEPIPQSIARRIDLAEAMSGESENGTQLRRDLNELFEWFQGNDKLPQEIEPLLLRRFYQCMYGDLEETKKLIEVNYSLRNRHPHLFIKRDPLDDDSQRTFDYADILPLPGLTPDNYKVSLYCFREFEATKMHHTEDTRAFFMVADCRFITPDDPARPGTLSEGEVQIFDMKGTTMRHISRLTISTLRAYIKFLQLAFPVRLRAIHMVNCPSYLDRIVSVVKPFISDEVFKLIRFHTVSMESLYAFVPREMLPEEYGGSAGSLDTLRAHTKKTLVEHRDYLMNPNHWLVEKSEKRNGSHSWRIFR, encoded by the exons ACAGTCTAAGAAACACGGTCGTATTTATGAACATCGTGGACTTGTTCCTCCGCATGAAGGATTTCGTGCTGGACGGTGTGCACTCGTCGGTGGTGTGTAATCCGGAGATACTGCTCGGATCGCTCATACTTACAATGTTGAAGCTGCGGCTAGCAATCCTCAGCGGGGACAATGTGATGTTGGGAGTCTACCTCGGTAACACCATCTTCCACATGGCTCATATTGCTTTTGTCTTCAAATTTGTGCCCTTAAGACTGAAAAACGCTCTTAGAGGAAAGTGCTTTGTTACTGGAGCAGCAATCGGGGGGCTTATGTGGTACTCGTTTCAGGAGGATTCGAGGATGCTTGAAGCTCATATGGGCTACATTCTGCTGGCAACCATCATTATAAACCATGCGATGCGGACTCTTCAAAAGTGGAACACACTGCCACAGGCTACCTCCATCTGGACGCTCTCGCTGCTGATGCCTATTACCTGGATAGCCTATGGTATAGCAGAAACCAACATACTTATTGTAAGCCAAAATGCACTGATCCTCGCCATTAAACTGATGGATCGATACCGGTATCGTCCCCACTTGTCATTGCGATACGCCTTAACCTTTGGCGATTGGCGGGCTGCTCATGTTTCTCGAGTATATCTTTCTCCCAGTGGCTCTGGTACAGCCCATTCCCTCCGCCGATCCTCTAGCTCTCGTAACCAATCCTACAAT TGTTTAATCACCCACGCAGCAGAAATCAATATTTCCGTTCCAATATATATTATGATATGTAAAGGAAATCAAACCCTAGACATCGCCAGTTGCCCGACAGGCTCCAAGCACTACGGTCTGTCATCGGAAGAGGAGCCCGCCCTGAGCAGCGATAGGACAGGACAGCCATCGATACAAGAACCGATACCCCAATCGATAGCAAGGCGAATCGATTTGGCCGAGGCAATGAGTGGCGAAAGCGAGAATGGAACACAGCTGAGACGCGATCTGAACGAACTGTTTGAGTGGTTCCAAGGAAATGATAAGCTACCGCAAGAGATTG AgcccctgctgctgcggcGCTTCTACCAGTGCATGTACGGAGACCTTGAGGAGACCAAGAAGCTCATCGAGGTGAATTACTCCCTGCGCAACCGTCATCCCCATCTGTTCATCAAGCGGGATCCACTGGACGATGACAGCCAGCGAACCTTCGATTATGC AGACATACTGCCGCTCCCAGGCCTCACGCCGGATAACTACAAGGTGTCGCTGTACTGCTTTCGGGAGTTTGAGGCCACAAAG ATGCATCACACGGAAGACACGCGCGCCTTCTTCATGGTTGCCGACTGTCGCTTCATCACTCCGGACGATCCAGCCCGACCGGGCACCCTATCCGAAGGCGAGGTACAGATCTTTGACATGAAGGGGACCACCATGCGCCACATATCGCGCCTAACCATCAGCACGCTACGTGCATACATCAAGTTCCTTCAGCTGGCATTTCCCGTGCGTCTCCGGGCTATTCACATGGTCAACTGTCCATCGTATCTCGACAGAATCGTGAGCGTAGTGAAGCCTTTCATCAGCGACGAGGTTTTCAAGCTG ATACGTTTTCATACAGTCAGCATGGAATCGCTCTACGCCTTTGTGCCACGCGAAATGCTTCCGGAGGAGTACGGTGGCTCGGCCGGATCGCTGGACACGCTGCGAGCGCACACAAAGAAGACCTTGGTCGAGCATCG CGATTATCTAATGAACCCTAACCACTGGCTGGTGGAGAAGTCTGAGAAGCGTAACGGCAGTCATTCATGGAGAATTTTTAGATGA